Within the Phaseolus vulgaris cultivar G19833 chromosome 9, P. vulgaris v2.0, whole genome shotgun sequence genome, the region tttataagattagataatttttagttttaaataaatagttaaaagttaaatattgtaAAGTTAATggtgaatataaaatattataaagagtGTATTTTTATATCCGCCTTTTGTGTTTAgggttctatttttttttcaaaaactcttatagtttttatttaaatatcagttttttttaaataaaacgaAAAGATTAGATAGTGTGATGATTAAAAAACAATGTAATATTAATGGAGAATTTTTATTAGAACTGATAAGATAATGTTgaagatgataaaaaaatattaaaatataagaaaaaaaagtgtacaaaacaaatataattagttatccATGTTCTAGATTGTATTctattttccaaaaaaaaaaattaacctgAAATTTCGCGAGGATGGAGACTGAAACCTATGATTAGGGGTTATCTAGTTGATGATTGGGAATTGCTGGCAAGGAAtggttaaaattttgaataatagCAAAAGATGGGCCTGGGCCTAGTTTGTAGGCCCATCATATTAAGAGTGTAAGAAAATCTGGGTTATTCGACCCGCTCGATAGGAGATTCAAGTCGGGTACAGAGCGTGAGATTATAAAGGGAATAGACATGGAAATCCCACGTTTTCTTCACGGCAATAGAATCATCGAGACACGCTCAGAGATCGGTCTCTGCCGAGAATTTGAATTTCTCAGATCTATCCGACGTCGTTGCAGATCCATCAACGGTCATGGCTGGCTTCAGCGGTGATGAAACGGCACCGTTTTTCGGCTTCCTCGGAGCCGCAGCTGCCCTCGTCTTCTCCTGTAATCCACTCTCTTCATCTCCCCAATCACTTCCATTAGATCCGTGTTTAGCGtttcattatttatataatCCATTCGTGAATCTCACTTttaatccaattttttgttccaaTGCTCAGAACCGTATATTTCTTCTCAATTATTATATTCCTTTAGGTGTAGAAGGTCACGGTTGTTGAATATGTAACAATTGATGTTGGAGATTCACTTAGTTACCGCAAATAGTTTAGTTAAGTATGAAATCTGAAAACTGTTTGATCTGTGTCTGTGAGGAAATCGGAATAATTTCATGTCAAAGAGTAATTTGTCACGCTTGTGAAAGTGATTGATCGAATCTTAGGGTTGTTCGAAATTAAGTGATAAAATTTTGAGCTTATTAggaatttcaatttcaatttgaaTTGTTGACAGGCATGGGAGCTGCCTATGGAACAGCAAAGAGTGGTGTGGGCGTGGCTTCCATGGGTGTAATGAGACCTGAGCTAGTGATGAAGTCTATTGTTCCAGTTGTTATGGCTGGAGTTTTGGGTATTTATGGCCTTATTATTGCTGTTATTATTAGTACCGGTATTAATCCAAAGGCCAAATCTTATTACCTCTTTGATGGTTACGCACATCTCTCCTCTGGTCTTGCCTGTGGCTTGGCTGGGCTGTCTGCTGGCATGGCTATTGGTATTGTTGGTGATGCTGGTGTTAGGTATAACCCTTTTCTACTTCTTTTCTGATAtatcatttgtttcttatttgCTGATATTTTTAGGTCTTATTGAATTCAACATTGTATGGGTACATTCAACTCTTGGATCCACTAACTCTTACAAGTTACATGAAATACATTCTACATGCATTTGTATATCATTGTCCTGTTTCCTGAATATATCTTTCATTGCTGAACCATTACAGTTCATTATGTCTCTAGCCTTTTCAGCTGTCAAATAACATATTATCCTTCTTGGAACATGTATTTGCCTTTACTATCATGCATTTGTTGTTGAATTTGACTGTTGA harbors:
- the LOC137823034 gene encoding V-type proton ATPase 16 kDa proteolipid subunit-like, with amino-acid sequence MAGFSGDETAPFFGFLGAAAALVFSCMGAAYGTAKSGVGVASMGVMRPELVMKSIVPVVMAGVLGIYGLIIAVIISTGINPKAKSYYLFDGYAHLSSGLACGLAGLSAGMAIGIVGDAGVRANAQQPKLFVGMILILIFAEALALYGLIVGIILSSRAGQSRAD